A DNA window from Niabella yanshanensis contains the following coding sequences:
- the fabD gene encoding ACP S-malonyltransferase translates to MKHAFIFPGQGSQFVGMGKNHYELSVFAKKLFEQANEVLGFRISDIMFEGTEEDLKQTRVTQPAVFLHSIIAYRTIEDAKPDMVAGHSLGEFSSLVANGTLSFEDALQLVSIRAGAMQKACEIQPSTMAAIINLSDEKVEELCAETQTETGEIVVPANYNCPGQLVISGSLKGIEVACEKMKAAGAKRALVLPVGGAFHSPLMEPAKKELQDAIEKITFHTPVCPVYQNVVAKPVRDKDEIKENLIAQLTGAVRWTQSVQAMIANGASKFTEAGPGKVLQGLVQKIDKTVEVAGVN, encoded by the coding sequence ATGAAACATGCTTTTATATTTCCCGGTCAGGGCTCTCAGTTTGTTGGCATGGGAAAAAACCATTACGAACTCAGTGTATTTGCAAAGAAACTATTTGAGCAAGCCAACGAAGTACTGGGGTTTCGCATTTCAGATATCATGTTTGAAGGAACCGAAGAAGATCTGAAACAAACCCGCGTTACGCAGCCTGCTGTTTTCCTGCATTCCATTATCGCCTACAGAACTATTGAAGATGCTAAACCCGATATGGTTGCGGGACATTCTTTAGGAGAATTCTCTTCGCTGGTAGCTAATGGTACGTTAAGCTTTGAAGATGCATTGCAGCTGGTGTCCATCCGGGCAGGCGCTATGCAGAAAGCCTGTGAGATTCAGCCATCAACTATGGCAGCAATTATCAACCTATCTGATGAAAAGGTAGAAGAGCTTTGTGCTGAAACACAAACAGAAACCGGGGAAATTGTGGTACCCGCCAACTATAATTGCCCGGGCCAGCTTGTCATAAGCGGTAGCCTGAAAGGTATTGAGGTGGCTTGTGAAAAAATGAAAGCAGCCGGGGCCAAAAGAGCATTGGTATTACCAGTTGGTGGCGCATTTCATTCCCCACTTATGGAACCAGCCAAAAAAGAATTGCAGGACGCTATTGAAAAAATCACCTTCCATACACCCGTTTGCCCGGTTTACCAAAACGTGGTAGCCAAACCGGTAAGAGACAAAGACGAGATCAAAGAAAATCTGATTGCTCAACTCACCGGTGCCGTTAGATGGACCCAAAGCGTGCAGGCGATGATTGCCAACGGCGCTTCCAAATTTACAGAAGCCGGACCCGGAAAGGTTTTGCAGGGACTGGTACAGAAAATCGACAAAACAGTAGAAGTAGCAGGCGTTAACTAA
- the folE gene encoding GTP cyclohydrolase I FolE yields the protein MSYKKIETYDEATTAGLIKNYKEALQLLGEDHEREGLLKTPERQAKAMQYLTQGYQLDAHAIINSAKFHEDVSEMIVVKDIELYSMCEHHVLPFFGKAHVAYIPNGWITGLSKIARVVDVFSRRLQVQERLTVQIMNAIKETLNPLGVAVVIEAKHLCMMMRGVQKQNSVTTTSAFDGEFQKNSTRSEFLKLITADLH from the coding sequence ATGTCCTACAAGAAGATTGAGACATATGATGAAGCTACTACCGCAGGTCTCATTAAAAACTATAAAGAAGCTTTACAGCTTTTAGGCGAAGATCATGAGCGTGAAGGATTGTTGAAGACACCCGAGCGCCAGGCAAAAGCCATGCAATATCTTACTCAAGGGTACCAGCTGGATGCCCATGCTATTATTAATTCGGCCAAGTTTCATGAAGACGTAAGCGAGATGATTGTAGTAAAAGATATAGAATTATACAGCATGTGTGAGCATCATGTACTTCCATTCTTCGGAAAGGCTCACGTAGCTTATATCCCTAACGGCTGGATTACAGGCTTGAGCAAGATTGCCCGGGTGGTGGATGTATTTAGCCGCCGGCTGCAGGTGCAGGAAAGGCTGACAGTACAAATAATGAATGCGATTAAGGAAACGCTTAACCCATTAGGCGTGGCTGTGGTTATCGAAGCGAAACATTTATGCATGATGATGCGGGGTGTTCAAAAACAAAACTCGGTAACTACTACTTCAGCTTTTGATGGTGAGTTTCAAAAAAATTCTACCAGAAGCGAATTCTTAAAATTGATTACTGCCGATCTGCATTAA
- a CDS encoding 6-pyruvoyl trahydropterin synthase family protein → MKVSVYRQEHFNAAHRLYHTDWDEATNAAVFGKCAYPNYHGHNYDLVVKVTGDPDPQTGFVMDMKELSDIIKKEVLSRFDHKNLNLDTEEFRALNPTAENIAIVIYNLLRPHIEPSLDLQVRLYETPRNFVDYPANG, encoded by the coding sequence ATGAAAGTATCCGTATACAGACAGGAACATTTCAATGCAGCGCACCGCCTGTATCATACAGATTGGGATGAAGCAACAAATGCTGCCGTATTTGGTAAATGTGCTTATCCCAACTATCATGGTCATAATTATGACCTGGTCGTAAAAGTGACCGGTGATCCGGATCCTCAAACAGGATTTGTGATGGATATGAAAGAACTTAGCGATATTATTAAAAAAGAAGTATTATCAAGGTTCGACCATAAAAATCTCAACCTGGACACAGAAGAATTTAGGGCACTTAATCCAACCGCTGAGAATATTGCGATTGTTATCTATAATCTTTTAAGACCCCATATAGAGCCTTCTTTGGATTTGCAGGTTCGTCTTTATGAAACACCTAGAAATTTTGTAGATTATCCTGCAAATGGATAA
- a CDS encoding 6-pyruvoyl trahydropterin synthase family protein: protein MVYLTRQEHFNAAHRLYNPAWDDAKNEAVFGKCANPNWHGHNYDLLVTVKAKPNYETGFVFDVKKLSTIIREHVTEKLDHKNLNEDVDFMQGKMCSTENLAIEIWKQLEPHIPAGIHLHCIKLYETPRIYVEYFGE, encoded by the coding sequence ATGGTATATCTTACGAGACAGGAACATTTTAATGCAGCCCATCGCCTGTACAACCCGGCGTGGGACGACGCAAAAAATGAAGCAGTGTTTGGCAAATGCGCAAATCCCAATTGGCACGGGCATAATTACGATTTATTAGTGACCGTTAAAGCAAAACCCAACTACGAGACAGGTTTTGTTTTTGATGTAAAAAAACTGAGCACGATCATCCGGGAACATGTTACGGAAAAACTGGATCATAAAAACCTGAATGAGGATGTAGACTTTATGCAGGGAAAAATGTGCAGTACGGAAAACCTCGCCATTGAAATATGGAAACAACTGGAACCGCATATCCCGGCAGGAATACATTTGCATTGTATTAAACTGTACGAAACCCCGCGTATTTATGTGGAGTATTTCGGAGAATAG
- a CDS encoding helix-turn-helix domain-containing protein — MSILFLTGIIITFFLSSLLITKRGKTKADYILTTWLFVLGIHLSLFYMVQTQQYQDWPYLLGLEIPLPLVHGPLLFLYTTALTNQFPGKNYWIFHFIPVLFVYILLTGFLSRSATDKIWVYQNEGEGYEQAARWIFAGIILSGLSYIGVSLYYLKRHRRNILNVFADTEKINLNWLYYLIIGITVIWVVVIWGDDSLIYTVVVFFILFIGYFGIKQVGILNNAMFVTSIPPNDNEAVFLPRDLATQPEPEVVKYQKSRLTKSAIEKIHRALLELMQKERLFTDVELTLGALSGRLAVHPNTLSQVINSAEGKNFYDYINALRVEAFIKALNNPENKKYTLLSLAFECGFNSKASFNRNFKKHIGVSPTAYLKNTAMTIE; from the coding sequence GTGTCAATCCTTTTTTTAACCGGGATCATTATTACCTTCTTTTTGTCCTCTCTTTTGATCACAAAACGAGGCAAAACCAAAGCAGATTATATTTTAACGACATGGCTTTTCGTTTTGGGTATACATCTTAGTCTTTTTTACATGGTACAAACGCAACAGTACCAGGATTGGCCCTACCTGTTGGGTCTTGAAATTCCCTTACCCCTGGTTCACGGTCCGTTATTATTCTTATATACTACAGCTCTAACCAATCAATTTCCCGGGAAAAATTACTGGATATTTCATTTTATTCCTGTTCTGTTCGTATACATATTATTGACGGGGTTTTTATCCAGATCTGCCACAGACAAAATCTGGGTATATCAAAATGAGGGGGAGGGGTATGAGCAGGCGGCAAGGTGGATATTCGCAGGCATCATTCTATCCGGATTAAGCTATATAGGTGTTTCGCTGTATTATTTAAAAAGGCATAGGCGAAATATTCTTAATGTTTTCGCAGATACAGAAAAGATCAATTTAAACTGGCTGTACTATCTTATAATAGGCATTACAGTTATTTGGGTAGTAGTCATTTGGGGCGATGACAGCCTGATTTATACAGTTGTTGTCTTTTTTATTTTGTTTATTGGCTATTTTGGCATCAAACAGGTGGGTATATTGAACAATGCTATGTTTGTAACATCAATTCCTCCCAACGATAATGAAGCTGTTTTTTTGCCCAGGGACCTGGCCACACAACCGGAACCGGAAGTTGTGAAATATCAGAAATCACGCTTAACAAAATCAGCTATTGAAAAAATACATCGTGCGTTGCTGGAGCTAATGCAAAAGGAACGTCTTTTTACAGATGTGGAACTGACATTGGGCGCTTTGAGTGGAAGATTAGCAGTGCATCCCAATACGCTTTCGCAGGTGATCAATTCAGCAGAGGGAAAGAATTTTTATGACTATATCAATGCCCTGCGAGTAGAAGCTTTTATCAAAGCTTTAAATAACCCGGAAAACAAAAAATATACGCTTCTTTCGCTGGCCTTCGAATGCGGCTTTAATTCCAAGGCTTCTTTTAACCGCAATTTTAAAAAGCATATAGGTGTTAGCCCCACGGCATACCTAAAAAACACAGCAATGACTATAGAGTAG
- a CDS encoding alpha/beta fold hydrolase encodes MIIKQRGFMMSIIVLLAYGCSTKDRSIIEPGNLVPKTADEDSSIPSIRVNGSLLHSEAFGPENAPLVVAIHGGPGGDYRYLLNCKDLASKGYRIAFYDQRGSGLSQRFPRKSFISLGEAAVGLMYDELSAVIRHYKKSPQQKVILLGHSWGGMLASGYAGRNPELVDGLIVCEPGGLKWADVADYVKRSRSFNIWGEALNNVTYFDQFITAKEDQHAILDYKMAMLSSRNEITGEADFDPSFSWRDGAVISEALYETGDKYKTDFSKGIHHFNKPVLFFYSERNKAYPDSWAAKITTAYNTVEQIKIAGVGHDGIITNTNAWQQMTLPAILNYLKKF; translated from the coding sequence ATGATAATCAAACAAAGGGGATTCATGATGTCCATTATAGTACTGCTGGCTTATGGCTGTTCTACCAAAGACAGGTCTATTATTGAACCCGGCAACCTGGTTCCCAAAACTGCAGATGAAGATAGCAGCATACCTTCGATCAGGGTCAATGGTTCGCTGCTGCATTCGGAAGCTTTTGGACCTGAAAATGCACCGCTGGTTGTTGCCATTCATGGCGGACCGGGAGGTGATTACCGCTATCTCCTGAATTGTAAGGATCTGGCCTCCAAAGGTTATCGGATTGCCTTCTATGATCAACGGGGAAGCGGGCTTTCACAAAGATTCCCCCGTAAATCTTTTATTTCCCTGGGAGAGGCCGCCGTGGGTTTGATGTACGATGAATTAAGCGCTGTAATTCGCCATTACAAAAAAAGTCCCCAACAAAAAGTGATATTATTGGGACATTCCTGGGGAGGAATGCTTGCTTCCGGCTATGCAGGGCGAAATCCCGAGTTGGTGGACGGCTTGATCGTATGTGAACCTGGTGGCCTGAAATGGGCGGATGTTGCAGACTATGTAAAAAGGTCCAGATCTTTTAATATATGGGGTGAAGCCCTCAATAATGTTACTTATTTCGACCAGTTTATTACTGCCAAAGAAGATCAGCATGCCATTTTGGATTATAAGATGGCGATGCTTTCGTCGAGGAATGAAATTACCGGCGAAGCAGATTTTGACCCCAGTTTTTCCTGGCGCGATGGTGCGGTCATCTCTGAAGCGCTTTACGAAACAGGTGATAAATACAAAACAGATTTCTCGAAAGGAATCCATCATTTCAATAAGCCCGTTCTTTTCTTCTATAGCGAAAGAAACAAAGCTTACCCAGATAGCTGGGCCGCCAAAATAACAACAGCCTATAACACGGTAGAGCAAATAAAAATAGCCGGCGTAGGTCACGATGGAATCATTACCAATACTAACGCATGGCAACAAATGACGCTGCCAGCAATACTTAACTACCTTAAGAAATTCTAA
- the mqnB gene encoding futalosine hydrolase — protein sequence MWDSKRILIVAATKMEIASSLPVLKKWHIPVAITGVGAAPSVYHMVKAIVQYQPSVMIQAGIAGCFDRKYLLGKVVAVTEERFADLGVEEHQQWKSVFDMGFIAPGQKPFKEGRLKNPHKKLQGIAGIEAVAGVTVNEVTTNKNRIRLLKTQGAVVESMEGAALHYVALMEKIPFLQIRSLSNYVGERDKSKWNFKDAIGNLNQELVRIVQQMISNSPL from the coding sequence ATGTGGGACAGTAAACGTATATTGATAGTGGCGGCAACGAAGATGGAGATCGCTTCGTCTCTGCCTGTATTAAAAAAATGGCATATACCTGTTGCCATTACAGGTGTAGGCGCTGCGCCTTCTGTTTATCATATGGTGAAGGCAATAGTGCAATACCAGCCCTCAGTTATGATACAGGCCGGTATTGCCGGTTGTTTTGACCGGAAATATCTGTTGGGAAAGGTAGTTGCTGTAACAGAAGAGCGCTTTGCTGATTTGGGGGTTGAAGAGCATCAACAATGGAAATCTGTATTTGATATGGGATTTATAGCTCCGGGGCAAAAACCTTTTAAAGAGGGCCGTTTAAAGAATCCGCATAAAAAATTACAAGGCATAGCTGGTATAGAAGCCGTGGCCGGTGTTACCGTAAATGAAGTTACTACGAACAAAAACAGAATCCGTTTGTTAAAAACACAGGGCGCTGTAGTTGAGTCCATGGAAGGTGCTGCATTGCATTATGTAGCGTTGATGGAAAAAATCCCATTCCTGCAAATCCGTTCTTTATCAAATTATGTGGGAGAGCGGGATAAAAGCAAATGGAATTTTAAAGATGCTATTGGCAATTTAAACCAGGAGCTGGTTAGGATAGTTCAGCAGATGATCAGCAATTCCCCTTTATAG
- a CDS encoding 1,4-dihydroxy-6-naphthoate synthase: MVLTIGFSPCPNDTFIFDALVNGGIDTGDITFDPVLEDVETLNRWALEGKLDITKLSFPAYFKAADTYRLLNAGSALGKGVGPLLITHAEQNFSNDDVNKASIVLPGVNTTANLLFSFSFPDATNKAFRVFHEIEDAVVNKEADLGVIIHENRFTYQQKGLHKVVDLGQHWEEKMGVPIPLGGIVIKKALGNDLYEQVNQLIYQSLQQSFKSYPTVSNYVKEHAQAMSEDVMRQHIELYVNDYSLDLGENGKKAIDVLQTVFERNNKQ, translated from the coding sequence ATGGTTCTGACAATTGGTTTTTCTCCCTGTCCTAATGATACATTTATTTTTGATGCTCTTGTGAACGGTGGTATTGATACGGGTGATATTACTTTCGACCCGGTATTGGAAGATGTGGAAACTTTAAACCGCTGGGCATTGGAGGGGAAGCTGGATATTACCAAACTGAGCTTTCCGGCCTATTTTAAAGCCGCCGATACATACCGGTTATTGAATGCAGGAAGCGCATTAGGAAAAGGCGTGGGGCCGCTATTGATTACTCATGCTGAGCAAAACTTTTCAAATGATGATGTCAATAAAGCATCAATCGTTTTGCCCGGTGTCAATACAACTGCCAACCTGCTCTTTAGCTTTTCGTTCCCCGATGCCACTAATAAAGCGTTCAGGGTATTCCATGAAATTGAAGATGCGGTAGTAAACAAAGAAGCAGATCTTGGAGTGATTATCCATGAAAACAGGTTTACGTACCAGCAAAAAGGATTGCACAAAGTAGTGGATTTAGGACAGCATTGGGAAGAGAAGATGGGGGTGCCCATTCCCCTGGGAGGAATTGTTATCAAAAAGGCTTTAGGGAATGATCTATATGAGCAGGTGAATCAATTGATCTATCAAAGTTTGCAGCAATCATTTAAAAGTTATCCAACAGTATCAAACTATGTGAAGGAGCATGCGCAGGCGATGAGCGAGGATGTAATGCGCCAGCATATTGAGCTCTATGTAAATGATTATAGCCTCGACCTGGGTGAGAACGGTAAGAAAGCCATCGATGTTTTACAAACGGTATTCGAAAGAAACAATAAACAATAA
- a CDS encoding cryptochrome/photolyase family protein: MKREAVSIFWFRRDLRLEDNAALYHALKSGTPVQPVFIFDAHILDELEDKTDQRVTFIYKALEQIQEQLIQLGATLDIRHGEPETVFKTLEKDYDIQSIFLNQDYEPYARQRDNTIYSYFKEKGTAVKGFKDQVIFEKNEVLKNDGKPYTIYTPYANKWLSLVTPFFLKPYPTKKYWAHFHKCRGMQFPSLQKLGFKSTNTTFPPESPDSGLIKDYDKTRDIPGIKGTTRVSVHLRFGTISIRKLATRAGKLNQTYLKELIWREFYQMILFHFPDVVDTSFKKEYDKIQWRNNEKEFEAWCKGQTGYPIVDAGMRELNETGFMHNRVRMITASFLTKHLLIDWRWGEAYFAKKLLDYDLASNNGGWQWAAGSGCDAAPYFRVFNPYIQTKKFDGDLKYIRKWVPELESQDYPAPIVEHDFARKRCLEVYSKALKR; this comes from the coding sequence TTGAAAAGAGAAGCCGTAAGTATATTCTGGTTCAGAAGAGATCTTCGCCTTGAAGACAATGCAGCGTTGTATCATGCATTAAAAAGCGGCACCCCGGTACAACCTGTTTTCATTTTCGACGCCCATATCCTGGATGAACTGGAAGACAAGACCGATCAACGTGTTACATTTATTTACAAAGCACTGGAACAGATACAGGAGCAGCTTATACAACTGGGTGCTACATTAGATATACGACATGGCGAGCCGGAAACTGTTTTCAAAACCCTGGAAAAAGACTATGACATTCAAAGTATATTCCTGAACCAGGATTATGAACCTTATGCAAGGCAACGTGACAATACGATCTATAGCTATTTTAAAGAAAAGGGAACTGCTGTAAAAGGCTTTAAAGACCAGGTAATATTTGAAAAAAATGAGGTACTGAAAAATGACGGGAAACCCTACACTATCTATACCCCCTATGCCAACAAATGGCTGTCTCTTGTTACCCCGTTTTTTCTGAAGCCCTACCCTACTAAAAAGTACTGGGCTCATTTCCATAAGTGCCGCGGGATGCAGTTCCCTTCGCTTCAAAAACTGGGATTTAAAAGTACCAACACCACGTTTCCGCCCGAGAGCCCTGATTCTGGTCTTATCAAAGATTATGACAAAACGCGCGATATACCAGGCATTAAAGGCACTACAAGGGTAAGTGTACATTTGCGATTTGGTACAATTAGCATCCGTAAGCTGGCAACCAGAGCCGGGAAATTGAATCAAACCTATCTGAAAGAGCTGATCTGGCGCGAGTTTTACCAGATGATCTTATTTCATTTCCCCGATGTGGTAGATACTTCTTTTAAAAAAGAGTATGACAAAATACAGTGGAGAAATAATGAAAAGGAATTTGAGGCATGGTGTAAGGGGCAAACGGGCTATCCTATTGTTGACGCCGGTATGCGGGAGTTGAATGAAACCGGCTTTATGCATAACCGGGTGCGTATGATCACTGCATCTTTCTTAACCAAGCACCTGTTAATTGACTGGCGCTGGGGTGAGGCCTACTTTGCAAAGAAGTTGCTGGATTATGACCTGGCTTCCAATAACGGTGGATGGCAATGGGCAGCGGGCAGCGGTTGCGATGCTGCACCCTATTTCAGAGTATTTAATCCCTATATACAAACAAAAAAATTTGACGGCGATTTGAAATATATCCGGAAATGGGTCCCGGAATTGGAAAGCCAGGATTATCCGGCCCCGATTGTAGAACATGACTTTGCCCGTAAACGCTGCCTCGAAGTGTATTCAAAAGCGTTGAAGAGGTAA
- a CDS encoding aminotransferase class IV, whose translation MTARKICHNGTYKNESEPIIRAGNKSYRYGDGFFETLKVWKGAILFETYHQKRIEKSLDILQYARPAHFSITPIFSQVIQLCEKNGCVHAARVRLSFSHGNGGLFDGDDQLQYIIEAWPLEPANNHFNENGLVTGFFREIKKSCDSYANIKSASALLYTVAANYSRLHQWNDCIIWNQRENICETIIANLFWIKDNRIYTPALTEGCVDGVMRSFLIDQIGTVTETPCRTEDLLGADEVFLTNAIRGIRWVKSIEEVNYKGNLSRELHQQYIQSLF comes from the coding sequence TTGACCGCCCGAAAAATCTGTCACAACGGTACCTATAAAAACGAATCAGAGCCTATTATACGGGCAGGTAACAAAAGCTATCGTTATGGTGACGGCTTCTTTGAAACACTTAAAGTTTGGAAAGGCGCTATTCTTTTTGAGACTTATCATCAAAAAAGAATTGAAAAGAGCCTGGATATACTACAATATGCCAGGCCTGCTCATTTCAGTATCACACCTATCTTTTCTCAGGTAATACAACTCTGTGAAAAGAACGGATGCGTTCATGCAGCCCGTGTGCGGCTTTCTTTTTCCCATGGCAACGGGGGCCTCTTTGATGGAGATGATCAACTTCAATATATCATTGAGGCATGGCCTTTAGAACCTGCTAATAATCATTTCAATGAAAATGGCCTGGTTACCGGCTTTTTCCGTGAAATAAAGAAAAGTTGTGATAGTTACGCTAATATTAAGTCTGCTTCGGCGCTGCTTTACACGGTTGCAGCTAACTACAGCAGACTGCACCAATGGAACGATTGCATTATATGGAACCAACGTGAAAATATTTGCGAAACCATTATTGCCAATTTGTTCTGGATAAAAGATAATCGCATATATACACCCGCATTAACCGAAGGTTGCGTAGATGGTGTGATGCGGTCTTTCCTTATTGACCAGATCGGAACCGTAACAGAGACGCCCTGTCGTACAGAAGATCTTCTGGGGGCAGACGAGGTCTTTTTAACAAATGCTATCCGTGGTATACGGTGGGTAAAAAGCATTGAAGAGGTCAATTATAAGGGAAACCTTTCCAGGGAACTGCATCAGCAATATATCCAATCACTTTTTTAA
- a CDS encoding DUF4296 domain-containing protein produces MHRYLYISAILVTLVACGNSGSVLPKEKMEKVMWDVAQSSELLNGYVYYKYPEQNRAALNNVMLDKVFKIHHITREQFNKTLDYYEKRPDELKTIIDTVVSRQKRTLGKDTSSSSTPILSRDGSATL; encoded by the coding sequence ATGCACCGATATTTATACATTTCTGCAATCCTGGTGACGCTGGTAGCCTGCGGCAATTCGGGTAGTGTACTTCCAAAAGAAAAAATGGAAAAAGTGATGTGGGACGTAGCCCAAAGCAGTGAACTGTTAAACGGATACGTTTATTATAAATATCCCGAGCAAAACAGGGCAGCTCTGAATAATGTTATGCTTGACAAAGTTTTTAAAATTCACCATATCACCAGGGAACAATTTAATAAGACACTGGACTACTACGAAAAAAGACCCGATGAGCTAAAGACTATAATTGACACTGTTGTAAGCAGGCAAAAACGAACTTTGGGTAAAGACACCAGCTCTTCTTCTACCCCGATATTGAGCAGGGATGGGTCAGCGACGCTTTAA
- the coaBC gene encoding bifunctional phosphopantothenoylcysteine decarboxylase/phosphopantothenate--cysteine ligase CoaBC → MSLQNKKILIGISGSIAAYKIIHLVRLLVKQGAEVKVVMTAAAKDFVSPLVLSTLSKNEVLTDIFAANTWANHVQLGRWADVMLIAPLSCNTLAKMANGHCDNLLLSVYLSATCPVIAAPAMDEDMWHHPSTHRNLDLLKKDGVRIIQPGHGELASGLYGDGRMEEPENIMAFLNSYFKTEAGSLAGKKVLVTAGPTHEAIDPVRFIGNHSSGKMGIALAKECRNRGAEVILVLGPVALPAEYAGITVVKVTSSDEMYQACHDHFEKVDIALMAAAVADYKPETVSEQKIKKAGETTPELKLVKTKDILKSLGAIKSESQVLLGFALETNNEKVNALEKLKTKNADFIVLNSLNDGVTFGSDVNKVTIFTKWGTEIPFDSKSKTAVASDIINTIIDHSKTLSI, encoded by the coding sequence ATGAGCTTACAAAACAAAAAAATATTAATTGGCATTTCGGGCAGCATTGCAGCCTATAAGATCATTCACCTGGTTCGCCTGCTGGTGAAACAGGGTGCCGAAGTTAAAGTGGTGATGACAGCCGCTGCCAAAGATTTTGTATCCCCGTTAGTATTATCAACACTTTCCAAAAATGAAGTGTTGACGGATATATTTGCAGCGAATACCTGGGCTAATCATGTTCAGTTAGGAAGATGGGCAGATGTCATGTTAATAGCCCCTTTAAGTTGCAATACCCTTGCAAAAATGGCTAACGGTCATTGTGACAACCTGCTATTATCAGTTTACCTATCCGCTACCTGCCCTGTCATCGCTGCTCCCGCAATGGATGAAGATATGTGGCATCATCCATCAACACATAGAAATCTTGATCTTCTCAAAAAAGATGGTGTAAGGATCATACAGCCCGGCCATGGCGAGTTAGCCAGCGGACTGTATGGTGATGGGCGTATGGAAGAACCTGAAAACATTATGGCCTTTCTCAATAGTTATTTCAAGACCGAAGCAGGCTCACTGGCTGGCAAAAAAGTACTGGTGACTGCCGGACCTACGCATGAAGCTATTGATCCCGTTCGGTTTATAGGCAATCATTCTTCAGGCAAAATGGGCATCGCCCTGGCAAAGGAATGCAGGAACAGGGGCGCTGAAGTCATATTGGTTTTAGGTCCTGTTGCATTACCTGCTGAATATGCAGGCATTACAGTTGTTAAAGTAACGTCCTCAGATGAAATGTATCAAGCCTGTCACGATCATTTTGAAAAGGTTGACATTGCATTAATGGCGGCGGCTGTGGCAGACTATAAACCGGAGACGGTTAGTGAACAGAAGATAAAAAAAGCGGGGGAAACGACACCAGAGCTGAAACTCGTTAAAACAAAAGATATTCTCAAAAGCCTGGGCGCTATTAAAAGTGAGAGCCAGGTATTATTAGGTTTTGCATTGGAAACCAATAATGAAAAAGTTAATGCCCTGGAGAAATTAAAGACCAAAAATGCCGACTTTATTGTACTGAATTCTCTGAATGATGGAGTCACATTTGGTAGTGATGTTAATAAGGTGACCATATTTACAAAATGGGGAACAGAAATACCATTCGATTCTAAAAGCAAAACGGCAGTAGCTTCAGACATCATAAATACGATAATAGACCACTCAAAAACTTTAAGTATTTAG
- a CDS encoding DNA-directed RNA polymerase subunit omega, which yields MSKLRRQLSAGIPSNVETKDLGSIKSKTGNLYESIAIIAKRANQVNISIKEELHNKLDEFASHTDSLEEIHENKEQIEISRAYERMPNPALLATYEFLDDKVYFRKAEDELFS from the coding sequence ATGAGCAAGTTAAGACGACAACTTAGCGCCGGCATCCCCAGCAACGTGGAAACCAAAGACCTGGGAAGCATTAAAAGCAAAACCGGTAATCTTTATGAATCTATCGCCATTATTGCTAAAAGAGCAAACCAGGTGAATATTTCTATTAAAGAAGAGTTGCACAATAAGTTGGATGAATTTGCCAGCCATACCGATTCGTTGGAAGAAATTCATGAAAATAAAGAGCAGATTGAAATTTCAAGAGCATACGAAAGAATGCCCAATCCTGCTTTACTGGCAACTTACGAGTTTCTGGACGACAAAGTATACTTTAGAAAAGCAGAAGACGAACTTTTCAGCTAG